GCCGGCCTCCAAGTCACCTTCCTCCACACCGAGCACAACCTCCGCCGTCTTCCCCAGGCGCCTCTGCCACCGCGCCTACGCTTGCTTTCCATCCCTGACGGACTCCCCGACGACCACCCTCGCAGCTTCTTGGAGCTTCTGGAGTCCATGCGGAAGACCAGCAGCGCCGCATACCGTGCCCTGCTCTTGTCCGCCGACGCGCCGGTGACATGCGTTGTTGCCGATGGCACCATGCCGTTCGCCATCGATGTCGCCGAGGAGCTTGGCATCCCGGCGCTCGCCTTCGCCACGCACAGCGCCTGCAGCTACCTGGCGCTCCTGTCTATGCCCAAGCTCGTTGAGCTCGGCGAGACCCCCTTCCCTGCGGATGACCTGGTGTGCGGCGTTCCGGGGATGGAGGGCTTCCTCCGGCGCCGAGATCTTCCTCGTGGACTCTACTGCACTGAACAAGGCGAGGGAGACCCCTGGATGCTCAAGCTTGCCGAGGTCACCGCTCGCTCCAGCAAGGCATGTGCGCTCATACTCAACACCACCACGTCCATGGAGCAGCCAGCGCTCGCCCACATTGCGTCGCGCACAAGTGACGTCTTTGCTGTAGGCCCACTGCATGCCAGGTCAAGGCTCACCGCAAGCGCAAGCCTGTGGCAGGAGGACGACGGGTGCATGGCGTGGCTGGACAGCCACGAGGACCAGTCCGTCGTGTATGTGAGCCTGGGGAGCCGCGCGGTGATCACGCATGAGCAGTTCACTGAGTTCCTCTCCGGCCTGGTAGCTACTGGATATGCCTTCCTCTGGGCGCTCCGGCCGGACATGGTCCAGATGACCAGCTCCACGCTCCTCCGAGAAGCCATCGGGGCAGTGGAGGGCGGCAAGGCACACGTTGTCGAGTGGGCTCCTCAGCGGGACGTGCTGCGGCACCGGGCGGTGGGCTGCTTCCTGACACACGCCGGATGGAACTCGACGCTGGAGTGCGCCATGGAAGGCGTGCCGATGGTGTGCTGGCCCTTCTTCTCCGACCAGCAGATCAACAGCCGCTTCGTGGGCGCCGTGTGGAGGACGGGGCTGGACACGAAGGACGTCTGCGACAGAGGCGTCGTTGAGAGGACGGTGAGGGAGGCCATGGTGTCCGACGAGATCAGGGGGGTGGCCCAAGCTATGGCGCAGCAGTTGAGGCTGGATGTCGCGCAGGTGGGGTCGTCGTCGTCCGAGTTGGAGCGGCTCGTCCGCTTCATCAGGGAGCTCAGCATCAGGTCCTGTTGAAGCCCAGAactaatgaagactagcacagcctCTCACGCACTACATGTTCAGTTTCATACTTATTCAGTCTCAGAACTTATTCTAGCATTTCCCGAACATATATATGGaagatgaggaaattgtaagaggaACTCAGTCTGTTGAGTTGACACCATTTCAAGGCAGTTCCCCGCAATTATGTTCTTGTGATCTAAATTCAAATGTACCAATTTTTACTTTGGTAGTCACTTGGTTCTACTTTGTAAGGGGAAAATTATGCTTATTAGTACCAGCAAGTCCTCATGAGAAACACAGCTTCTTATGAGCATGCATGAGCATCTTTCTATTCAAGTACGACTGGTTAAGTGCTTATGTTCTATATATAGTTAGAGGCTTAGAGCATATAGTATAAACTGCGGTTTTGAAGAGCCCTCCCCTATGCAACTGTTACTGAGAAGGTGACAACCGCCAACGTTGAGCTGCTACAAAGGCAGGCTCAGAAGGTAACGCGCCGACGGCTCCAACTGGGGCGGAGGTTAACAGCAAAACCGGAGAGAACCCCATGGCATCGATCCGGTGGAGGGGCGAGGACAACCGGCAGCGCGGCCGACGAGCTGACGGCGGTGCGCAGCGGGGCGGAGGAGGGGAGGACGATGCGCAGGCCTCGCGCGAGAGGAGCAGCTGCTGCCTGCTGGGCTTGGCCAGCGAACTACGTCCCGTCCATGACTCGTATCGGTCCACCCGTGTCCGACTCCGGTCGTGGCCACAAGCCCGACTTCGACTTGCTTTGCCGGTCCTGGTGTACGAGCATATATCAATTGAAGAGAGGGCCAGGCCATGGTGTACCAGCATCGCAGACAAGCGCTTTACGTTAGTTCCTGGTTTTTCGTTGGCGAAAGAGTTGGCCAGCAGTAGTAGCCGGGATCGATGAAGCTTCTTCCGGCCGCCctcggcctcgtcctcctcctgctcGTTCTGAATCCCAATGGCGTGGAGGCCCGGCCAGCCCCGGCTGGTGGCCATCAGAAGAAGGCGTCGAGCGCTACCTTCTTCGTCTTCGGGGATGACTTCGCCGACAACGGGAACCTTCCTCTGACCGACCCAGTCACCAGGATGTCGAGGCAATGGGCCTACCCCTACGGCTCCAACTACATCGATGCCGATGGGTTTCCGCGGCCGAATACTCCGTCCGGCCGCTTCTCAAACTATAAAATCCAGTCGGATTTCATCGGTAAGTACTACTCATATTATAATCTCATGTTATGCTGTAATCTATGGTGCATCACAATTATAACCATACTCGTTGTTTATTGATAACTTGCAGCAACAATGCTGGGATTGGAGGAAGCCCCTCCGGCGCATGCCCGCACGGCAGAGAAAACCTGCGAcccatccggcatgacctttgctaccgGTGGTGCAGGCGTGTTGGACAGTACATCACACGAGGTCCCCGCCCTCGCCAAGCAGGTCGACACTTTTAGGAAGATGGTCAAGGACGGGACCATCATGGAGAATCAATTGAGTCGCTCCGTAGCGCTCGTGGCCTTCTTTGGCAATGACTATGCAGGCACTGGCGTCATTGGCATAAGTAGGCACTGGCGTCATTGGCATAAGTAGCCCCAGCGATGTGAGTATCATATCAACGCACAATGTATATATGCATACACTAATTTGATGTATCTTACTAACTTACAATTTTCATATATGCGATGTAGATTAATGCTTATATTGGAAAGGTGACAAAAGAGATTGCAGCTAATGTGGATCAATTGTTGAAGCTTGGGGTGACAAAGGTTCTTGTCAATAACTTGCACCCTATCGGTTGCACGCCATCACACACCCGAACCAACAACTACACCACGTGTGATATTCTTGAAAACTTGGGTGCATCAATCCACAACGATAATCTGAAACAAGTTATGGCATCAAAGAAGAATGTCTACATCATCGACGTGTACACGGCCTTTGCCAATATTGTGGATCATGCAGCAGGTATGTATCTACAAGCATTCACAAGGGTCTCATTATTTTAGAATTATCTTAATCTAATTAGATGGGGTTTGATTGTGTACTTAAAATACTTTATCTGAACATTTTCAATTTCATGTGCATTAATGTAGGCAAAGGCTCAGAGATGTCCAAACAATTCAAGCGCAAACAATCGCCGTGCTGCGAGACTTTGAATTGGAATGGTTACTGCGGACAGCAGGGCGAGTCATCCGCGGAGCTTCTGTACACAGTGTGTGACAAGTCGAGCAAATTCTTCTATTGGGACGACATGCACCCAACACATGCAGGATGGGAAGCTGTCATGAAACAGTTGGAAAAACCCTTGAGGGAGTTTGTAAACCGAGCGTAGGCAGCTAGGCTTTATGTATTTGCGTAGATCTTTGTATCTATGATGACAACCTTTTGATTGTATTTGATAGTTTCATGTATTTCAAAGACTGGGATTTTCCCGATTCCATGATGAATATTATACTGTATTTGCATCTTTTTTGTGAAGACTATATTTATAAGAAGTAACTAATGTCATATGCCACATCTACAATAAAGATGTGTTCTAGCTATACAAATCGAGTACTTGCCTATATACAGCTCAATAAGCTCAAGGCAATTTTCACACCGGTTGATTCTTGTGTTGTCGGCTTGGTAGTATACCGGGTCGGCATCTTCTACGGGTGACAGGTGCCTTATCTTTGAACT
This portion of the Triticum dicoccoides isolate Atlit2015 ecotype Zavitan chromosome 7A, WEW_v2.0, whole genome shotgun sequence genome encodes:
- the LOC119329892 gene encoding myricetin 3-O-rhamnoside 1,2-glucosyltransferase UGT709G2-like isoform X1; the protein is MNYMTIQVQSITMLLAKKASRVHRHEGPPIVLVALKDYQAYGTLSNAGLSCHQICKLGDLPFAGVMDAAVHVLVFPWPRQGHINPMLHFATALVDAGLQVTFLHTEHNLRRLPQAPLPPRLRLLSIPDGLPDDHPRSFLELLESMRKTSSAAYRALLLSADAPVTCVVADGTMPFAIDVAEELGIPALAFATHSACSYLALLSMPKLVELGETPFPADDLVCGVPGMEGFLRRRDLPRGLYCTEQGEGDPWMLKLAEVTARSSKACALILNTTTSMEQPALAHIASRTSDVFAVGPLHARSRLTASASLWQEDDGCMAWLDSHEDQSVVYVSLGSRAVITHEQFTEFLSGLVATGYAFLWALRPDMVQMTSSTLLREAIGAVEGGKAHVVEWAPQRDVLRHRAVGCFLTHAGWNSTLECAMEGVPMVCWPFFSDQQINSRFVGAVWRTGLDTKDVCDRGVVERTVREAMVSDEIRGVAQAMAQQLRLDVAQVGSSSSELERLVRFIRELSIRSC
- the LOC119329892 gene encoding myricetin 3-O-rhamnoside 1,2-glucosyltransferase UGT709G2-like isoform X2 translates to MDAAVHVLVFPWPRQGHINPMLHFATALVDAGLQVTFLHTEHNLRRLPQAPLPPRLRLLSIPDGLPDDHPRSFLELLESMRKTSSAAYRALLLSADAPVTCVVADGTMPFAIDVAEELGIPALAFATHSACSYLALLSMPKLVELGETPFPADDLVCGVPGMEGFLRRRDLPRGLYCTEQGEGDPWMLKLAEVTARSSKACALILNTTTSMEQPALAHIASRTSDVFAVGPLHARSRLTASASLWQEDDGCMAWLDSHEDQSVVYVSLGSRAVITHEQFTEFLSGLVATGYAFLWALRPDMVQMTSSTLLREAIGAVEGGKAHVVEWAPQRDVLRHRAVGCFLTHAGWNSTLECAMEGVPMVCWPFFSDQQINSRFVGAVWRTGLDTKDVCDRGVVERTVREAMVSDEIRGVAQAMAQQLRLDVAQVGSSSSELERLVRFIRELSIRSC